In Bradyrhizobium sp. 200, the sequence CGTCAGCTTGATGGCGCCGGAGATCGCCTTGCAGAGGGTCGACTTTCCGGCGCCGTTTTCTCCGAGCACCGCATGGATTTCACCAGGTCGCAGGTCGAAATCGACGCTGTCGATGGCATGAATGCCGCCATAGATCTTGCTGCCGGCGACAATCCGCAGAACCGGCGCAACCTCAGCGCTACTCATTCCGATCTCCCGTTGATCTCTCGTCACTGACGGGCAACTCGGCGATCTTACCATGTCCCTTCGACACTACCAGAACACGGCCGCGGTCGTCGGCGACGGCGGTAACGCCATGAAGTTGACCCGAGGCCCGGCTGTGAAAGCTTTCAACGGCATGTCCTCCGGCGTCGAGGCGCGCCACCAAGCCATAGGATCGCGGCGGCGCCCAAGGCTTTTGAATGCCAAGTTTCTTGATGCGGCCGATCTGCGTGGGCTCCCGATAATCGAACGCCCCACCAAGGGTCGGTCCGACCCACAGATGGGGAGGGACGTTCTCCATCATCCGTGCCCGAAAGGCATGCTCGCGCAGGACGAATTCGGTGAGTTGCGTTCGCAGGGCAAAGAAGGCGAGCCAATAGTGCCTGCCTGTGCCCCGTGCTATTCGCGATGGATAGCCGGTAAAATTCTTCACGAGCACTCGCGATTTGCCGCCTGACCGCTCGAACTCGCGCAGCCGATGCGACCACGACTCCGTGACGAAGACGCTCTCCTCGTCGTGCGTCACCGCGACGCCGCCCGGCCAGTCGAGACCATCGGCGACAGTGCGTGCATTCGTCAGCGCAGCGTCGCATGTGATCAGGCGTCCGGAAGGCGAACGCTTTTGCATGAGATCGGGTAGCCAGTGATCGGGCGCATTGTATCGGGACCCGTCAGTCACGAAGATCGTTCCATCGGAGGCAACGGCGGCCGCCGTCGGACAGTGGATCGCCTCGCCGTCAACCTTCTCGAGCCATCCCGCTATTTTGCCGGTGCCATCGACAGTACAAATCCCGCGTTCGGAAACGCAAACAACAAGGCCCGTTTTCTCAGACCATGTCAGGCCGCCGACCTTGCCTTCAAACCGGACAAACGGGCGGCGAGTCTCGAAATCCCGCCCTGTGCAGGCATAGATCGTCTGCCCCGCGGATACATACAACGCACCCCTGCTGTCCAGCGTCAGCGCATCGGGTGAATCGAAGCCGTCTCCGAGCTGCCGCGCCCGATCCAGCCGTTGGTTTGGCGAGAAGCCGCCATCGAGCACCGGGATCGAGTGGACGTCCCGGTTCGGAAAGAAGATGCGGTCGACGATATCACGCGCTAGCGACACGGTCTGTCCTTGTAACCATTGGATGTTGCTCCGCGTCGTCCTGCTTGCCACGCGCCCAGTAGGAGTTCCATCCGGTCCAGGTCGGATCGGCGTCGGGCAAAGGAAGCCTGCCAATGCGGTTGTTTTCGAGGCCGCCGATATACAGGTAGCCCTTGTGCTCGCGCATCGAGGTAATGGTCGGATGCGAGATACCGCCGGGGTCCCACAACGACTCGTGCACCTTGCCATTATCGTCGAATTTGATCACGCAGCCGAAATTGATGCCGGGACATAGCCATTCGTCGGGCGGTATCTGCTTCACCATCCGGGTGCGGAACGCCGGATCGGCCATCGCGAGGTCATAGACCGGGGATCGCAATCCGACCATGGCAAGCCAATAAGTGCCGTCGGAGGCGCGGTTGATGTTGTCGGGATAGCCCGGCAGGTTTTCGACCAGCAATTCCAGCGTGCCCGCCTTCTCGCCCTCGATCCAGTAGCGATAGATGCGGCACAGCCACGTGCTGACCCAAAGCACCGCGTGTCCGTCATGGGAGACGCAGACGCCATTGGGAAAAGCCAGGTTGGAAAGCACGGTCTGCGTCTTTCCGGTCGCCGGATCGTGGCAGACCAGGCGGCCATTGCCACGTCCTTCGAATCCGTCGAGCGCCCAGTCGGACAGATCGTAGCGCGTGGTGGCATCGCTGAAATAGATCTTGCCGTCGGGCGCGACGTCGAGATCGTCGGCAAGCCACAGCCGCGAATCGTCCTTGAAACGATACCAGGTGCGGTTGGTCTCGTCGGTAACCTTGAATACCGTGCGGTCGGGCTTGACACCGTAGACACCCATGCCCGCCACGCAAACAAGCAGGTTCTCGTCGCGGTCGAGCGCCATGCCGAGCGGACGGCCCCCGATCCGCGCAAACTCCTCGCGACGCTCGTAGTCCGGCGCAAGAAAGCGGATGATCGAGCCGTTGCGATTGACAGTATAGAGATTGTCGTGGCGGTCGAGGATGATGTCCTCGGGACCCTCGATGCGATCGAGCGCGATCGCCTGCGCATTCTTGAGCCGGTCGTTTTCCGCGAAAACCGTGCCGCTGCCGCGTTCGATCGAGGCCGGCGGAGAGAATTCGACGAGGCTCGGGCTGACATAGATCTTCTGGAGGATCTTGCTCTTGTTCTTGACGAACTTGACGTTGAAGCCCACCGCTGCCAGCAAGATCGCGCCGATCGCGCCCGTCGTCAGGCTGCCGTGGGTGCCGAGTTGTACCAGTCCGTTGATGAGCAGGAAGATGATCGCCGCGCCCATCAGCGCGCGACTGATGGTGCCGCGACCGCCGCTCAGACTGATGCCGCCAAGCACGGAGGCCGCAAGCGCGTTCACCTCCCAGCCAACTCCGGTATCGGTGCCGGCGCTGTTTTGCCGCGCCGCGTAAAGAATGCCGGCCAGAGACGCCAGCATTCCGGACAGAACGTAAGCGAGAAACAGGGAATGCCTGACGTTGATCCCGGCGTGCCGCGCGGCCTTGCGGCTCGAGCCGACTGCCATGATGTGAACGCCAGAGCGGATTCGCGTGAGATAGAGGTGCGCAATCACCCCGATGACAATGAGGCAGAACATATTGACGGGAATTCCAAACAAAAATCCCGTGCCCAGGAAGTCCCAGGCCGTGCTGTCGGAGGACGCGCTGGCAAGCTCGGTCGCAAAGGCGCCGGTGATCTTGTTGTAGGCGGCGCGCAGGATGATCAACACCACCATGGTCGTCAGGAAGGGACGCGTCTTGGCATACGCAATCAACCCGCCGTTGACGGCACCGATCAGCGCGCCCCAGCCAAGCACGGCGACGATCGTCAGCGGCAATGGCCAGTCGCGCACCTGTATGAGATACAGCGTCAGGAAATCGGCCATCGCGAACACGGCCCCGACCGACAGATCGAGTCCGCCCGACAGGATCGAGATCGCCATCGCCATCGCCACGAAAGCCTGCTCGGGGAAGCTGCGCATCAATTGCTGCAACTGGGCGAGCGAGGTGTACCCGGGAATGGTCAGGATGAAGACGACGAAGACCAGAATCAGCAGCGCGAACGGAACGATCGGCTCCATCCATCGCTTTTCGAGCAGTTCGCCGACCAGAAGCTGCGGCGAGTAACGATACCAGAAACGTCGTAGCGCATTCATTAGTTATCCAACTTTCAGTCGGCGGACGCCCCGGGATTGGCCTTGGGCGTCCGCGCTAGCGGCTCTTTTGAGACGACCGCCTTATTCCTTCGGTACGACGAAGCAGTACTGGCGGTCGGCTTTGCCCGAGACCCAGTAGTTGGTGGTGTAGTAGGCGAGCTGCGTCGTTCCCGCAGGGCGGCTATCCTGCAACAGCGTCAACACGGCATTGACGATCGCCTCGCCCTGCGTATCGGCGCGATAGGACAGGTTCTTGGTGAACAGGCCCTGCTCCAGCATGTCGCAGTCGGCCGGTTGACCATCGCTCGCCACGAAGATCTTGACCTGGTCCTGCTTGCCAGCGTTCTTGACCACCTGCGCGGCGCCCGCCGTCTGAGGCCCCCACACGCTGAGGATGCCGCACAGATCCGGATTCTGCTGCAGGACGTTGGTGGTGATTTCGGAGGCCTTGTTGGCGTCCCAGTTCGACGGCTGCGACGACACGATCTTGATCGATTTGTCGGCATTGAAAACTTCTGTCGCGGCCTTGGTCATATCGAGCGAATAGGCCGCAGTTGCCTCACCTTGGATGATCGACACCTTGCCGGAGCCTTTTCCACCGCCGCAGGTCTTGACCACCTCTTCCGCCAGCATTCGGCCAAGCTTGGGTACGTCGGCACCGACATAGGCGTCCGTCAACTGATTCGAAGCCATGTTGACCTGCACGACCTTGATGCCTGCATCCATTGCGCGCTTGAGTTCGCGCGCAAGCAACGTCGTGGTCGGATTCCGCACCACCAGGATATCGGGCTTCTCGTTGATCAGCGAGCTCACAGCCTGGAGCTGGACATCCGATTTGAAATTGGGGTCGCGGACGATCAACTTCATTCCGTAATCGTCAAAATGGGCCTTCATGACCCGCGTCCATTCGGATTCAAGGACGCCAAGCCATACCGGCACCCAGGCGACGGTCTTGCCCTTCACCGCGGTCTGAAATTTCTGGAGCAATTCCGCACGCGGATCGGCGGCCCGCGCCGTTCCAATCGATCCGGCTGCAAACGCGGCGATCGCAAGTCCCACCGCGCCGGCGAGAACGAATTCAAGGGTGGCCTTTTTGGTAATCGACATGTCGTTTCCTCCCTGATGCCTGAAAGCGTTGTTGCCTTCGTGCGTTGTGATGTCGTCGGTAGCCGGTCAATCGCCCTGCTTGGCAGTCTCCTCGTCGCGAGGATGAATGTAACTATCGAGCGTGATGGCCAGCAGCAGGACCGCGCCCTTGATCATGTCCTGGGTCTGGATGTCGAGGTTCATGATGGTCATCGCGTTGAGCAGCACGCCGATCAGCAACGTTCCCGCGATGACGCTGACGACGTTGCCCCGTCCGCCCACCAGACTGACGCCACCGAGTACGACGACGAGGATGACGTCGAAAATGATCGTCGATTCGGCGATCTGGAGATGCATCAGCGAGGTCGATCCCACCATGATCACACCGCCGACGTAACCGATCGCGGAACAAATGGCGTATTCCAGCATCGTCAGCGGCCGCGTGGCCATTCCGGAAAGGCGTGCCGCCTGCGCGTTGTCGCCGTGAGCATAGATGAATCGTCCGAGCACCGTCCGCGACAGGAATAGATGCAGCAGCAGCGCATAGATCGCGAATGCGACCACCGGAACCGGAACACCTCCGAAGGTCGTACCGCCCAGCATCAGAAGCCAGTCGTGGCCGGGCTGCAAAAAGACCTGATAGTGTGGAACGACCAGGGCTCGCGTAACGCCGAGCACCAGAAGTCCCGACGCGAGCGTCGTGAACAGCGGCGGAATTTCGATGACCGACACCAGGTAGCCATTCGCAACTCCGATCCCGATCGACAGGAAGAGGCCGAAACCGATCGCAACGGACGGCGGCCAGCCGTTGTTGATCATGGTGACCGCAATCGCACTGGAACAGGCAAGCGAGGCGATTTGCGAGAGGTCTATTCCGCGCCCGATCACGACCACCGCCATGCCGAGTCCTAGGATTCCGAGGATGGAGATGCTGCGCGCGAGCGTGAACAGATTCCCGAGCGTGATGAAGCCCGTCAGCACGACAGTTAGAACAAGGAAGAGAGCGAGCGTCACGCCGAGCACAATCGTCGACTGACTGGGCTTGTACCCGCTAACCCGCGGTTTGTCGGCCATCGCCTCGCTCGACACGTCTACTCTCCCTCGCCGGCGAATGCGCGCGTTTCGGCGGCGTTAGTTTGGCTTTGCAGGTCCGACGGCTGGTTTTGATAACGGCCTCTCGCTGCCGTTCAGTACGCCGGGTCCACAAATACGGTTGTTAGTTGCATCTTATTTGTTATAACAGATTTATGCACGAGGTTCCCGATATGTCAACGACGATCCCCGACGCGCTATCGACCGAGGGTGAGGCCGGCTCTGGTCAGTTCGGCCGGCAGATCACCAAGGAGAGCGTCAGCCAGCAGGCTTACGTCGCCATTCGCAACTCATTGATGCGAAGCCGGCTGAAGCCTGGACAAAAGCTCGTTGCGCGACAGGTCGCCGACGAACTCGGAATCAGTGTCACCCCGGTTAGAGAATCATTGCTGCGCCTGGCTTCGGAACATGCCCTGATGATCGACGAGCGCGGAACGGTTATCGTCCCCGTGCTCACACTGGAACGCTGCATTGAAATTCGCGATCTGCGCATGCTGATCGAAGGCGAAGGCGCGGCACGCGCGGCCGCCCTTGTAACCCAGCCGGAGATCGAAAAGCTGCTGGCAATCCACGATCGCTATGTACGGACCGAGGCCGACAGGAATTTTGCGGTAGCGTTGGCAGAAAACGAAAACTTTCATTTTGGTGTCTGCCGTCTCGCCAGATCGCCCACGCTATTTCGCGTGGTCGAAAATCTGTGGATGCAGTTCGGACCAATCCTTTCCTACCTTTACGACGCGCAGGCGCGGCCGTTTCACGGTCAGAAGCATGGGCATCTCCGCGTCATCGAGGCTTTCCGGAAGCGCGATCCCGAGCTGGCCCGCAAGGCCATAAGCCAGGACATTCTCATCGGGGGCAAGACCCTTCTGGAAAAACTCAAGGCATGAGTTTGCTTGCCGCATCACAAAGAAGATAAAATGCAGATGGACGACCGTGTCGGATAAATTTTTCGATGATAGCTGCTCGGGCGGAGCGCTTCGTGAAGAGCAACACTACGACGATCGGCATATGCTGTGCTTTTCGGAGCGTCCCGTCACCCTTGCCGCGATGTTTGCCGATCTCGTGCACCGCTTTCCCGAGCGGCCGGCTATCGTCGAAGATCGCACGATCACTTACCGCGAACTCGACGAAGTAACCCGAACGATCGCAACTGGGCTGTCAGGCTGTGGCATAGCGCGCGGCGATCGCGTAGCGCTGTTCCTCGGCAATTGTTGGGAATTCCTCGCATGCGTCTTCGCGTGCAATCGTATCGGCGCCATCGTCGTTCCCATCGGGACGCGCCAGCGGCAGGCTGAGCTTGAATTCCTGCTGAACGACAGCGGAGCCAAAATATTGATCTTCGAAGCCGATCTCGCGGATGCTATTCCCTCGCGAAGCGCGCTTCCCGCCGCCATGCAAATGTTTTCCGTTCACTGCACGGCAAACGACGCGCGTCCATTCAGCGAACTTCTCGCCGCTGTATCGCAATCGCCGTTTTTGCCGGGTTTATTCGAAGAAGATGTCGCCGTCATCCTTTATACCTCCGGAACCACGGGGCGGCCGAAAGGCGCGCAATTGACCCACCTCGGAATCCTTCATTCCGCGCTCACCTTCGCGCGCTGTCACGGCCTGACCGAGGTCGACCGCGGGCTGGTCGCGGTCCCGCTGTCGCATGTGACGGGACTGGTCGGAGTTGCATTGTCGACCATGATTGTCGGCGGCTGCGTAGTGCTGATGCGCCAAGCCTACAAGACTCCGGATTTTCTGGCGCTGGCGAGCCGCGAGAACATCACCTATTCGATTCTCGTTCCAGCCATCTACACACTCTGCGCGATGCATCCGAAACTTGGGTCCTACGATCTGACGTCCTGGCGGATCGGATGTTTCGGCGGTGCGCCGATGCCGGTAGCTACCATCGAGATGCTGGCCGAGAAGCTGCCGCATCTGCAACTCCTGAATGCCTATGGCGC encodes:
- a CDS encoding SMP-30/gluconolactonase/LRE family protein → MSLARDIVDRIFFPNRDVHSIPVLDGGFSPNQRLDRARQLGDGFDSPDALTLDSRGALYVSAGQTIYACTGRDFETRRPFVRFEGKVGGLTWSEKTGLVVCVSERGICTVDGTGKIAGWLEKVDGEAIHCPTAAAVASDGTIFVTDGSRYNAPDHWLPDLMQKRSPSGRLITCDAALTNARTVADGLDWPGGVAVTHDEESVFVTESWSHRLREFERSGGKSRVLVKNFTGYPSRIARGTGRHYWLAFFALRTQLTEFVLREHAFRARMMENVPPHLWVGPTLGGAFDYREPTQIGRIKKLGIQKPWAPPRSYGLVARLDAGGHAVESFHSRASGQLHGVTAVADDRGRVLVVSKGHGKIAELPVSDERSTGDRNE
- a CDS encoding SMP-30/gluconolactonase/LRE family protein, which translates into the protein MNALRRFWYRYSPQLLVGELLEKRWMEPIVPFALLILVFVVFILTIPGYTSLAQLQQLMRSFPEQAFVAMAMAISILSGGLDLSVGAVFAMADFLTLYLIQVRDWPLPLTIVAVLGWGALIGAVNGGLIAYAKTRPFLTTMVVLIILRAAYNKITGAFATELASASSDSTAWDFLGTGFLFGIPVNMFCLIVIGVIAHLYLTRIRSGVHIMAVGSSRKAARHAGINVRHSLFLAYVLSGMLASLAGILYAARQNSAGTDTGVGWEVNALAASVLGGISLSGGRGTISRALMGAAIIFLLINGLVQLGTHGSLTTGAIGAILLAAVGFNVKFVKNKSKILQKIYVSPSLVEFSPPASIERGSGTVFAENDRLKNAQAIALDRIEGPEDIILDRHDNLYTVNRNGSIIRFLAPDYERREEFARIGGRPLGMALDRDENLLVCVAGMGVYGVKPDRTVFKVTDETNRTWYRFKDDSRLWLADDLDVAPDGKIYFSDATTRYDLSDWALDGFEGRGNGRLVCHDPATGKTQTVLSNLAFPNGVCVSHDGHAVLWVSTWLCRIYRYWIEGEKAGTLELLVENLPGYPDNINRASDGTYWLAMVGLRSPVYDLAMADPAFRTRMVKQIPPDEWLCPGINFGCVIKFDDNGKVHESLWDPGGISHPTITSMREHKGYLYIGGLENNRIGRLPLPDADPTWTGWNSYWARGKQDDAEQHPMVTRTDRVASA
- a CDS encoding sugar ABC transporter substrate-binding protein; this translates as MSITKKATLEFVLAGAVGLAIAAFAAGSIGTARAADPRAELLQKFQTAVKGKTVAWVPVWLGVLESEWTRVMKAHFDDYGMKLIVRDPNFKSDVQLQAVSSLINEKPDILVVRNPTTTLLARELKRAMDAGIKVVQVNMASNQLTDAYVGADVPKLGRMLAEEVVKTCGGGKGSGKVSIIQGEATAAYSLDMTKAATEVFNADKSIKIVSSQPSNWDANKASEITTNVLQQNPDLCGILSVWGPQTAGAAQVVKNAGKQDQVKIFVASDGQPADCDMLEQGLFTKNLSYRADTQGEAIVNAVLTLLQDSRPAGTTQLAYYTTNYWVSGKADRQYCFVVPKE
- a CDS encoding ABC transporter permease; protein product: MADKPRVSGYKPSQSTIVLGVTLALFLVLTVVLTGFITLGNLFTLARSISILGILGLGMAVVVIGRGIDLSQIASLACSSAIAVTMINNGWPPSVAIGFGLFLSIGIGVANGYLVSVIEIPPLFTTLASGLLVLGVTRALVVPHYQVFLQPGHDWLLMLGGTTFGGVPVPVVAFAIYALLLHLFLSRTVLGRFIYAHGDNAQAARLSGMATRPLTMLEYAICSAIGYVGGVIMVGSTSLMHLQIAESTIIFDVILVVVLGGVSLVGGRGNVVSVIAGTLLIGVLLNAMTIMNLDIQTQDMIKGAVLLLAITLDSYIHPRDEETAKQGD
- a CDS encoding GntR family transcriptional regulator encodes the protein MSTTIPDALSTEGEAGSGQFGRQITKESVSQQAYVAIRNSLMRSRLKPGQKLVARQVADELGISVTPVRESLLRLASEHALMIDERGTVIVPVLTLERCIEIRDLRMLIEGEGAARAAALVTQPEIEKLLAIHDRYVRTEADRNFAVALAENENFHFGVCRLARSPTLFRVVENLWMQFGPILSYLYDAQARPFHGQKHGHLRVIEAFRKRDPELARKAISQDILIGGKTLLEKLKA
- a CDS encoding class I adenylate-forming enzyme family protein; translation: MLCFSERPVTLAAMFADLVHRFPERPAIVEDRTITYRELDEVTRTIATGLSGCGIARGDRVALFLGNCWEFLACVFACNRIGAIVVPIGTRQRQAELEFLLNDSGAKILIFEADLADAIPSRSALPAAMQMFSVHCTANDARPFSELLAAVSQSPFLPGLFEEDVAVILYTSGTTGRPKGAQLTHLGILHSALTFARCHGLTEVDRGLVAVPLSHVTGLVGVALSTMIVGGCVVLMRQAYKTPDFLALASRENITYSILVPAIYTLCAMHPKLGSYDLTSWRIGCFGGAPMPVATIEMLAEKLPHLQLLNAYGATETTSPSTVMPRTQWRDHIDSVGVTVPCGRIKVVDDDGREVPRGVPGELWIAGPMVVPGYWRRAEANASEFVDGFWRSGDIGSIDADGFVRIFDRKKDMINRGGFKIFSAEVENVISSVEGVLECAIIGRADPVLGERVHAMVVIAEQSTVTADSVRAFCAERLSDYKVPETVTVQTLPLPRNANGKVQKLQLRDG